The following are encoded together in the Candidatus Kryptoniota bacterium genome:
- a CDS encoding response regulator — protein sequence MRDILVVDDNAINRQLAVYLLKKGGYNVYEAESGMQAIGFLHAQRPDVILLDIQLPEMDGIEVLKRIREDKETKEITVIALTAYTMRGDKEKFEAAGFDGYLAKPIEPKTFANQVLEIFNA from the coding sequence ATGCGAGATATTCTTGTTGTCGACGATAACGCGATTAACAGGCAGCTTGCCGTCTATCTTTTGAAGAAGGGCGGCTACAATGTGTACGAAGCTGAATCGGGCATGCAGGCGATCGGTTTCCTCCATGCTCAGCGGCCGGATGTCATCCTCCTCGACATTCAACTCCCTGAGATGGATGGAATAGAAGTCTTGAAACGTATTCGCGAGGACAAGGAGACTAAAGAAATTACCGTCATCGCGTTGACAGCCTACACGATGAGAGGTGACAAGGAGAAGTTCGAGGCGGCCGGTTTTGATGGATATCTTGCGAAGCCGATCGAACCGAAAACTTTTGCGAATCAGGTACTCGAAATATTTAACGCTTGA
- a CDS encoding Hpt domain-containing protein, protein MSKDYTFEELKALFAADLSQKMKVLQDAVGNGSWETISRISHQIKGTAKSFGFTNISALAAELEQSIAQNRLELAPGLVKKISDASVL, encoded by the coding sequence TTGAGTAAAGATTATACTTTTGAAGAACTGAAAGCTCTGTTCGCAGCCGATCTCTCGCAGAAGATGAAAGTTTTGCAGGATGCCGTCGGCAACGGGAGCTGGGAAACGATAAGCAGGATTTCGCATCAGATAAAAGGAACGGCGAAATCCTTCGGATTCACAAATATCTCGGCGCTCGCCGCGGAACTCGAACAGTCGATCGCGCAGAATAGATTGGAACTTGCGCCAGGACTTGTGAAGAAAATTTCCGACGCGTCTGTTCTTTGA
- the gltA gene encoding NADPH-dependent glutamate synthase, with protein sequence MPNTLKPSERLKIPRQTPIEQDADIRRKNFKEVSFGFDESLVSQEVLRCIDCKEPLCVTGCPVHIDIPAFIKLVVEKDYFGAAKKIKEKDYLPAVTGRVCPQESQCEAVCPIGKKHLPVAIGKIERFVADYERLHGASNGFTVENKRKEKVAVVGSGPAGLTCAAELAKLGYNVTIYEALHAAGGVLRYGIPEFRLPKVILDQEIENVKKLGVEIITNFVIGRTATVDELMDDLGFDAVFLGTGAGTPNFLGIPGENFPGVFSASEFLTRVNFMMGYDFPNYDTPVKIGKRIAVIGGGNTAMDAVRTANRLGAEKAYLVYRRSREEMPARDEEIHHAEEEGIEFHILTNPIRIMQGENKWVKAMECVKMELGEPDESGRRKPVVIQGSNFIMDVDTVILAIGQRPNPILQATTPGLNMSKRGTVVVDDSCKTSRESVFAGGDLSRGGATVILAMEDGQRSAAAIHEYLEKANVKSQGPKVQASGQN encoded by the coding sequence ATGCCTAATACTCTGAAGCCTTCGGAAAGATTGAAAATCCCCCGACAGACTCCCATCGAGCAGGACGCGGATATACGCAGAAAAAATTTCAAGGAAGTTTCTTTTGGTTTTGACGAAAGTCTTGTTTCACAAGAGGTGCTTAGGTGCATCGATTGCAAAGAGCCGCTCTGTGTTACCGGTTGTCCGGTCCATATCGACATTCCCGCTTTCATAAAGCTTGTCGTTGAAAAGGACTATTTCGGAGCGGCGAAGAAGATAAAAGAGAAGGACTATCTTCCCGCGGTGACCGGCAGGGTCTGTCCGCAAGAATCTCAGTGCGAAGCAGTCTGCCCGATCGGAAAGAAACATCTTCCTGTCGCCATCGGAAAGATAGAGAGGTTCGTGGCGGACTACGAACGCCTTCACGGGGCGTCGAACGGGTTTACAGTCGAGAACAAACGTAAGGAAAAAGTCGCAGTTGTTGGGTCGGGTCCTGCTGGACTCACTTGCGCGGCTGAGCTAGCGAAGCTCGGGTACAATGTGACAATCTATGAAGCGCTCCATGCAGCGGGCGGGGTTCTTAGATACGGCATACCAGAATTCAGACTTCCCAAAGTAATTCTCGATCAAGAAATTGAGAACGTCAAGAAACTCGGAGTGGAGATAATTACAAATTTTGTGATCGGCAGGACCGCCACTGTAGACGAGCTCATGGACGATTTGGGATTTGATGCGGTGTTCCTTGGAACAGGTGCGGGCACGCCGAATTTCCTAGGCATTCCTGGTGAAAACTTCCCAGGCGTATTTTCAGCAAGTGAATTCCTCACCCGTGTAAACTTCATGATGGGATACGATTTCCCGAACTACGACACGCCGGTGAAAATTGGGAAACGAATCGCAGTCATCGGAGGCGGCAACACGGCGATGGATGCCGTAAGAACTGCAAACCGGCTTGGAGCCGAGAAAGCTTACCTTGTTTATCGGCGGAGCAGAGAAGAGATGCCTGCCCGCGACGAGGAAATCCACCATGCAGAAGAAGAGGGAATTGAGTTCCACATCCTCACGAACCCGATCCGCATAATGCAGGGTGAGAACAAGTGGGTCAAGGCGATGGAATGTGTCAAGATGGAGCTCGGCGAGCCGGACGAATCGGGACGGAGGAAGCCTGTGGTAATTCAAGGATCGAATTTCATAATGGACGTGGACACGGTCATTCTCGCCATCGGACAGAGGCCCAATCCAATACTGCAGGCCACAACGCCGGGATTGAATATGTCCAAGCGTGGGACTGTAGTTGTGGACGATTCGTGCAAGACAAGTCGGGAGAGCGTATTTGCCGGTGGCGATCTCTCGCGCGGCGGAGCAACCGTTATACTCGCCATGGAAGACGGCCAACGATCCGCGGCGGCCATCCACGAGTACCTGGAGAAGGCAAATGTCAAAAGTCAGGGGCCAAAAGTTCAAGCCAGCGGTCAGAATTAA
- the groES gene encoding co-chaperone GroES, whose product MKIKPLADRVVVRPLEADEKTKGGLYVPDTAKERPQQGEIVAVGPGRVTDEGKKIPIEVKVGDRILYGKYSGTEVNYEGTEYLIMRESDIFAIL is encoded by the coding sequence ATGAAAATTAAGCCATTGGCAGATCGAGTAGTTGTGAGACCGCTTGAGGCTGACGAGAAGACCAAGGGCGGACTCTATGTTCCGGACACTGCAAAAGAGCGTCCGCAACAAGGAGAGATCGTTGCCGTTGGGCCAGGCAGAGTCACCGACGAGGGAAAGAAGATTCCCATCGAGGTGAAAGTTGGCGACAGGATTTTGTACGGAAAATATTCCGGTACTGAAGTCAATTATGAGGGAACAGAGTACCTCATAATGAGAGAGAGTGACATTTTTGCAATTCTTTAA
- a CDS encoding ferredoxin — protein MTKIQNVERNLTTQFYVTDDCNGCGLCRNLAPDFFDYVEYAYSYFITHQPRTESEVALLRDAQELCVLDAIRETADQVGERIA, from the coding sequence ATGACAAAGATCCAGAATGTTGAGCGCAATCTGACGACACAATTTTATGTAACTGACGACTGTAACGGCTGCGGATTATGCAGGAACCTGGCGCCCGACTTCTTCGACTACGTGGAGTATGCTTATTCATATTTCATCACGCACCAGCCGCGTACCGAATCGGAAGTTGCACTCCTGAGAGACGCGCAGGAGCTATGCGTACTGGACGCGATCAGGGAAACCGCCGATCAGGTTGGTGAAAGGATCGCTTGA
- the groL gene encoding chaperonin GroEL (60 kDa chaperone family; promotes refolding of misfolded polypeptides especially under stressful conditions; forms two stacked rings of heptamers to form a barrel-shaped 14mer; ends can be capped by GroES; misfolded proteins enter the barrel where they are refolded when GroES binds), protein MAAKIIQFGPDARSALKRGVDTLADAVKVTLGPRGRNVIIDKKFGAPTVTKDGVTVAKEIEIEDTIENMGAQMVREVASKTSDVAGDGTTTATVLAQAIYREGLKNVTAGANPMDLKRGIDLAVEQIVAGLKQMSREVTDKKEIAQVGTISANNDSEIGELIANAMDKVGKDGVITVEEAKGTDTTMEVVEGMQFDRGYLSPYFVTDTESMEADMEDPYILIHDKKISAMKDLLPVLEKVAQSGRSIVIIAEDLEGEALATLVVNKIRGTLKCVGVKAPGFGDRRKAMLEDIAVLTGGQVISEEKGFKLENTTLALLGTAKKVTVDKDNTTIVEGAGVKDDIKRRINEIKAQIDKTTSDYDKEKLQERLAKLSGGVAVLKIGATTEVEMKEKKARVEDALHATRAAVEEGIVPGGGVALVRTISKLDSVKTENEDQKIGIEIIKKSLEEPLRWIVNNAGLEGSVVLQKVKEGKDDFGFNAQTEKYENLIKAGVIDPTKVTRTALQNAASVASLLLTTEAVVCEKPEKEKPSMPTPPMGDMY, encoded by the coding sequence ATGGCAGCAAAAATAATTCAGTTCGGTCCTGATGCCCGGTCAGCCCTGAAGCGCGGAGTCGACACGCTCGCCGATGCGGTGAAGGTGACGCTCGGGCCTCGCGGACGCAATGTTATCATAGACAAAAAGTTCGGTGCCCCGACAGTCACAAAAGATGGCGTGACAGTCGCGAAGGAAATCGAAATCGAAGATACAATCGAGAACATGGGCGCCCAGATGGTGCGCGAAGTCGCATCCAAGACCTCCGACGTAGCGGGCGATGGCACGACCACGGCGACAGTCCTTGCGCAAGCCATATATCGCGAAGGACTGAAAAACGTAACCGCCGGAGCCAACCCGATGGATCTGAAGCGCGGCATCGATCTCGCAGTAGAGCAAATCGTGGCTGGCCTGAAGCAGATGAGCCGCGAAGTGACCGACAAGAAAGAGATCGCGCAGGTAGGGACTATTTCCGCCAATAACGACAGCGAGATCGGCGAACTCATCGCGAACGCGATGGATAAAGTCGGAAAAGACGGAGTAATCACTGTTGAAGAGGCGAAGGGTACCGACACGACAATGGAAGTTGTCGAAGGAATGCAGTTCGACCGCGGCTACCTTTCACCGTACTTCGTTACCGACACGGAGTCGATGGAAGCGGACATGGAGGATCCTTACATCCTCATACATGACAAGAAGATTTCAGCGATGAAGGATCTTCTCCCCGTTCTTGAGAAAGTCGCGCAGAGCGGACGCTCGATCGTGATCATCGCAGAGGACCTCGAAGGTGAAGCACTCGCCACACTGGTCGTGAACAAGATTCGCGGCACTTTGAAATGCGTTGGAGTGAAGGCTCCTGGATTCGGCGATAGGCGGAAGGCAATGCTCGAAGATATCGCAGTCCTGACCGGCGGACAAGTCATTTCAGAAGAAAAGGGATTCAAGCTCGAAAATACAACACTTGCACTACTCGGAACGGCGAAGAAGGTAACCGTCGACAAGGACAACACGACGATCGTAGAAGGTGCGGGCGTGAAAGACGATATCAAGCGACGCATCAACGAAATCAAAGCGCAGATCGATAAGACGACATCGGACTATGACAAAGAGAAGCTCCAGGAGAGACTCGCGAAGTTGTCGGGCGGAGTTGCTGTTCTAAAGATCGGCGCGACAACAGAAGTCGAGATGAAAGAGAAGAAAGCCCGCGTAGAGGATGCACTTCATGCGACACGCGCTGCAGTCGAAGAAGGAATCGTTCCTGGAGGCGGCGTCGCGCTCGTCAGGACGATTTCAAAGCTCGACTCAGTTAAGACTGAAAACGAAGATCAGAAAATCGGAATCGAGATCATTAAGAAATCACTCGAAGAACCGCTGAGATGGATCGTCAACAATGCTGGATTGGAAGGTTCCGTCGTCCTCCAGAAGGTCAAAGAGGGTAAAGACGATTTCGGATTTAACGCGCAGACCGAGAAGTACGAGAACCTTATCAAGGCCGGCGTGATCGACCCGACAAAGGTGACACGTACCGCACTTCAGAACGCTGCAAGCGTTGCAAGCTTACTCCTCACCACTGAAGCAGTGGTATGTGAGAAACCGGAGAAGGAGAAACCGTCTATGCCGACTCCTCCGATGGGTGATATGTATTAA
- a CDS encoding SIMPL domain-containing protein: protein MRSIVALAISIALSASSWAQSEITVSADAEVSAEPGIAEFHLSIIARQPLATESFKTYLATYNSLQSSLKNLVDTTKIFTDNLSVTPSFDYKKPEKITPDYYQVSAIMNLSVPISQMNQVLEKITAVEGVTINGIQFRAKEQDRLQTEALEKAVAKAHEKAATIAKLEGLSDLKVKNMSTSFVRPPVPLYGARMETLGAIPSLNASDVTVSVTITATYTATPK from the coding sequence ATGCGCAGCATCGTGGCTCTTGCAATTTCAATTGCTCTCTCCGCATCTTCATGGGCACAATCGGAGATAACGGTGTCAGCGGACGCTGAGGTATCCGCAGAACCCGGTATAGCCGAATTCCACTTGAGCATCATAGCCAGACAGCCGCTCGCTACGGAATCTTTCAAGACGTATCTGGCAACATACAATTCGCTGCAGAGCTCACTGAAGAATCTTGTCGACACGACAAAGATTTTCACCGACAATCTGTCCGTGACGCCGTCTTTCGATTACAAGAAACCAGAAAAGATTACGCCGGATTATTACCAGGTGTCGGCAATTATGAATCTCTCCGTCCCGATCTCACAAATGAATCAAGTCCTCGAGAAGATCACAGCAGTCGAAGGCGTGACGATAAACGGGATCCAGTTCAGGGCGAAAGAACAGGATCGGCTGCAGACGGAGGCGCTCGAAAAAGCCGTGGCGAAGGCGCACGAGAAGGCCGCGACGATCGCAAAGCTCGAAGGACTCTCGGATCTGAAAGTCAAGAATATGAGCACTTCGTTTGTTCGGCCTCCGGTTCCTCTCTACGGAGCGCGGATGGAGACGCTCGGCGCGATTCCTTCCCTCAATGCCTCAGACGTGACGGTCTCCGTAACGATAACGGCCACCTACACCGCGACGCCAAAGTGA
- a CDS encoding sulfide/dihydroorotate dehydrogenase-like FAD/NAD-binding protein, whose translation MFEILSKDVLAKAITKFTIHAPFVARKHKAGNFVIIRVNEHGERIPLTIVDSDAKAGTITIIVQTIGKTTKLLSLQKVGDYLLDVAGPLGNPTPIHRFGTVICIGGGVGTAEVYPIARALKNAGNKLVTIVGARSKDLVILENELKEISDEFFVTTDDGSYGTKGLVTLALDTYLKKDPDVKGVYAIGPIIMMKAVSDFTKPIGIKTYVSLNPIMMDGTGMCGACRVTIGKETKFACVDGPEFEGHEVDFDELITRNRSYMELERISLEKFDADLAAGDGVSEDRRAANA comes from the coding sequence ATGTTCGAAATACTTAGCAAGGACGTTCTAGCAAAGGCAATAACCAAATTTACTATACATGCTCCCTTCGTCGCTAGAAAACACAAAGCGGGTAATTTCGTCATCATCCGTGTGAACGAACATGGAGAAAGAATCCCTCTCACGATAGTTGATTCGGATGCAAAGGCTGGTACGATAACAATAATTGTCCAGACAATAGGGAAGACCACGAAGTTATTGAGTCTCCAGAAAGTTGGCGATTACTTGCTTGATGTGGCGGGTCCGCTGGGAAATCCGACTCCAATACACCGGTTCGGAACCGTTATCTGCATAGGTGGTGGCGTGGGCACCGCGGAAGTCTATCCGATAGCACGCGCGCTGAAGAACGCCGGGAACAAACTTGTCACGATCGTCGGCGCAAGATCGAAAGATCTTGTCATCCTGGAAAACGAGCTGAAGGAAATCTCCGACGAATTCTTCGTCACGACGGATGACGGCTCGTACGGCACGAAAGGACTTGTGACGTTGGCTCTCGATACTTATCTGAAAAAAGATCCTGACGTGAAAGGCGTTTACGCTATTGGTCCTATTATAATGATGAAAGCTGTTTCAGATTTTACGAAGCCGATCGGAATCAAGACATATGTCAGCTTAAATCCCATCATGATGGATGGAACAGGAATGTGCGGAGCGTGCCGCGTGACGATCGGGAAGGAGACAAAGTTCGCTTGTGTCGATGGCCCCGAATTCGAAGGTCATGAAGTTGATTTCGACGAGCTCATCACCCGCAACCGGTCATACATGGAGCTGGAAAGGATCTCGCTCGAGAAATTCGATGCGGATCTGGCAGCGGGAGATGGAGTTTCCGAAGACAGGAGAGCAGCAAATGCCTAA
- a CDS encoding mechanosensitive ion channel family protein has translation MTLKLQVLEQLLIPGVVVVSAILVGFFLRAVVLASLLRVARKTSWRFGDIVIAALRNSIVLWSLALGLYVIVETQGLQKTTEEWVSKALGVIVIFSVTVVASYIGTEIIEYYKSRITGLASATSLLKNIVRFTVYSVGVLIILDDLRISIAPLLTALGVGGLAIGLGLQETLSNFFAGLQILAAKQIQIGNYIKLSTGEEGYVEDLNWRAIIICSLYGNHMIVPNKSLANLTITNYERPTPDVAVPVEMGVDYASDLERVERVTVEVAKEVQKTVPGAVRDYQPSIRFGKFGDSAICFSVNLRGERFVDQYLLKHEFIKRVKDRFDREGIVIPFPVRTLHLNK, from the coding sequence ATGACCCTGAAACTACAAGTGCTTGAACAATTGCTCATCCCGGGAGTCGTCGTCGTCTCGGCAATCCTCGTGGGATTCTTCCTGAGAGCCGTCGTGCTGGCATCACTCCTCAGAGTTGCACGGAAGACGAGCTGGCGGTTCGGAGACATCGTCATTGCCGCCCTCAGGAATTCTATCGTCCTCTGGTCGCTCGCCCTTGGACTGTATGTCATCGTTGAAACTCAAGGACTTCAGAAGACGACGGAAGAGTGGGTATCAAAGGCGCTCGGGGTTATTGTAATCTTTTCGGTTACAGTCGTCGCCTCTTACATCGGCACAGAGATAATCGAATACTATAAATCAAGAATCACCGGCCTTGCCTCCGCGACGAGCCTCCTAAAGAACATCGTTCGGTTTACCGTCTATTCCGTCGGCGTCCTGATCATCCTGGATGATCTGAGAATATCAATAGCGCCTCTTCTTACCGCGCTGGGTGTGGGCGGACTTGCGATTGGCCTCGGTCTCCAGGAAACACTCTCTAACTTCTTCGCCGGGCTCCAGATACTGGCCGCTAAACAGATTCAAATCGGGAATTACATTAAGTTGAGCACAGGCGAGGAGGGTTACGTTGAAGACCTCAACTGGCGGGCGATAATAATCTGTTCTCTTTACGGGAACCACATGATCGTACCGAACAAAAGCCTGGCTAATCTGACTATAACGAATTACGAAAGACCTACTCCCGATGTCGCGGTCCCGGTCGAGATGGGTGTAGATTACGCCAGCGATCTTGAGAGGGTGGAACGCGTGACCGTGGAAGTTGCCAAGGAAGTCCAGAAAACAGTGCCGGGTGCCGTCCGCGATTACCAGCCGTCAATCAGGTTTGGCAAGTTCGGCGATTCAGCGATATGCTTCTCTGTAAATCTTCGGGGCGAAAGATTCGTCGATCAGTATTTACTCAAACATGAATTCATCAAGAGAGTTAAGGATAGGTTCGACCGCGAGGGGATAGTAATTCCATTCCCGGTACGCACGCTCCACTTGAACAAATAG
- the hutI gene encoding imidazolonepropionase translates to MRLAIRNAEAIVTCAANGRPYKRGHEMDEVGVLHDVNVLIDNGKIAAIGRNIADADCDSLDASGKIVIPGFVDPHTHLIFAGTREHEFALRANGATYEEIAARGGGILETVRATRDMPKSKLRAIADRRIDKFLSNGTTTIEIKSGYGLDFKNELKILEAANELKEDSVAEIVITFLGAHAIPPEFKNDRAGYIRCVTEEMIPYVARRKLAEFCDVFCDNGFFNVSEAERILKSAKDHGLKIKIHADELSANGGVTLATELGAVSADHLENISREEMKSLGKSETVGVVLPAVAAYLRTKPAPTREMIDNNCVVAIATDFNPGTSMIDNMRATMWLAITLNGMTAEEALNAATINAAAALGISDRLGSIEVGKQADMLVIDAHDYSYIPYHFTENRIHRVIKNGTVLEFP, encoded by the coding sequence GTGAGACTAGCGATCAGAAACGCGGAAGCGATCGTCACATGCGCTGCAAACGGACGCCCGTACAAGCGCGGACATGAAATGGACGAAGTGGGCGTCCTCCACGATGTCAACGTCCTTATTGATAATGGCAAGATTGCAGCGATTGGAAGGAACATAGCTGATGCGGATTGCGACTCCCTCGATGCTTCAGGCAAAATCGTCATACCGGGTTTTGTAGATCCGCACACTCATCTGATATTTGCCGGCACAAGAGAGCACGAGTTTGCGTTGCGTGCTAACGGCGCCACATACGAGGAGATTGCCGCGAGGGGAGGCGGGATACTCGAGACTGTCAGGGCGACACGTGATATGCCGAAATCAAAACTGAGAGCGATTGCCGACAGGAGAATAGACAAATTTCTTTCAAACGGTACGACCACGATCGAGATAAAGAGCGGCTACGGACTGGATTTCAAAAATGAACTGAAGATTCTCGAAGCTGCGAATGAGCTCAAGGAAGATTCCGTCGCGGAAATCGTAATCACTTTTCTCGGGGCCCACGCAATCCCTCCGGAATTCAAGAACGACCGCGCCGGTTACATCAGATGCGTTACCGAAGAGATGATTCCATACGTAGCGAGGAGAAAACTCGCCGAATTTTGCGATGTCTTCTGTGATAACGGATTCTTCAACGTCAGCGAAGCCGAGAGGATACTGAAGTCCGCTAAAGACCATGGCTTAAAGATAAAGATACACGCAGACGAGCTGTCCGCGAACGGCGGAGTGACTTTAGCTACCGAGCTCGGGGCGGTTTCCGCTGACCATCTCGAAAACATTTCCCGGGAGGAGATGAAATCTCTCGGGAAGAGTGAGACGGTGGGAGTCGTTCTTCCGGCCGTTGCTGCCTATCTAAGGACGAAGCCCGCTCCAACGCGAGAGATGATCGATAATAACTGTGTGGTAGCAATCGCCACCGACTTTAATCCCGGCACGTCAATGATAGACAACATGCGCGCGACGATGTGGCTCGCAATTACTCTGAACGGCATGACGGCGGAGGAGGCACTGAACGCCGCTACTATCAACGCCGCCGCAGCTCTCGGGATATCGGACCGGCTCGGGAGCATCGAAGTCGGCAAGCAGGCGGACATGCTTGTCATCGACGCGCACGATTACAGTTACATTCCGTATCATTTCACTGAAAACAGAATTCACAGGGTGATAAAGAATGGAACAGTTCTGGAATTTCCTTGA
- a CDS encoding LD-carboxypeptidase, protein MTVVKPPRLKKGDLISVISPASPPKDSSKVQAGVRYFESLGYRVTISQNVFDSYGYLAGTDEERADDINQAFADKNVKAIICSRGGYGTPRILDRVDYSVIRQNPKIFVGYSDITSLQLAIFKKTRLVTFSGPMMGVEFGEKIDSYSEESFFKIVTSVRKPGKVKNPQSLKAAFKGKRNSVGRLLGGNLTMISVILGTEYVPSFDEAVLLIEEVNEEPYSVDRMFTQLRLAGILDKLNGFALGQFTNCSPEDPAKPHRTLEQILDEDIFSIGKPSISNLAYGHLPVKMTLPIGTLVSIDPARKKFSLEEPAVV, encoded by the coding sequence GTGACTGTAGTTAAACCTCCACGACTCAAAAAGGGCGATCTTATTTCGGTGATCTCACCAGCAAGCCCGCCAAAGGATTCTTCAAAAGTCCAGGCAGGTGTCAGGTACTTCGAATCTCTCGGGTATAGAGTCACTATTAGCCAAAATGTTTTCGATTCTTATGGATACCTCGCGGGCACCGACGAAGAACGTGCCGATGATATTAACCAGGCGTTCGCTGACAAGAATGTCAAAGCTATCATCTGTTCACGAGGAGGATACGGCACACCGAGAATTCTTGACCGCGTTGACTATTCAGTCATCCGGCAGAACCCGAAAATATTCGTGGGATACTCCGATATTACATCACTCCAGCTTGCAATCTTCAAGAAGACCAGACTGGTCACTTTCAGCGGACCAATGATGGGGGTCGAGTTTGGCGAGAAGATCGATTCCTATTCCGAAGAGAGTTTTTTCAAGATTGTCACGTCAGTAAGAAAACCGGGAAAGGTGAAGAATCCACAAAGCCTCAAAGCAGCGTTCAAGGGAAAGCGGAATTCTGTGGGGAGGCTTCTGGGCGGGAACCTTACAATGATCTCAGTGATTCTAGGCACTGAGTATGTCCCTTCATTCGATGAGGCGGTACTTCTTATAGAAGAGGTAAATGAAGAACCGTATTCCGTCGACAGAATGTTCACTCAGCTTCGACTTGCGGGCATTCTGGACAAACTGAACGGATTTGCCCTGGGTCAGTTCACAAATTGTTCGCCGGAAGATCCTGCTAAGCCTCACAGAACACTTGAACAGATCCTCGATGAAGATATTTTCTCAATAGGGAAACCTTCAATCTCAAATCTGGCATATGGCCATCTGCCCGTGAAGATGACACTTCCTATAGGGACACTCGTTTCCATAGACCCCGCGCGGAAGAAGTTCTCGTTGGAGGAGCCGGCAGTTGTCTGA
- a CDS encoding formimidoylglutamase, with protein MEQFWNFLDEPDPAILYKRGEKGDRRFGESVETKREKLGDNIKVVVVGFPYDEGTVRNRGRAGSAAGPDEIRRALYKLTPTKSSAVSDAELRIFDAGNIKREMKLEDALAHLEEVDSYALRNGMIPIAIGGSNDMSFPNGRACKNVLGRCGVINIDSHLDVRDYSKGINSGTPYRMLIEEKDILASDFVEYGIQEFVNSREHILYVEGVGGQIYSLGHIRSQKNCNAFMEAYRHVSESTDHVYVSFDIDSVRSSDAPGASAPTPTGLTAEEILECAYLAGTEEKTAMIDICELNPKYDLDSRTAKLAAMIIANFLTGISNRR; from the coding sequence ATGGAACAGTTCTGGAATTTCCTTGACGAGCCTGATCCCGCAATCCTTTACAAGCGCGGTGAGAAGGGTGACAGAAGGTTCGGAGAGTCAGTCGAGACGAAGAGGGAGAAGCTCGGCGACAACATCAAAGTCGTAGTTGTGGGATTCCCGTATGACGAAGGGACAGTTCGTAATCGTGGCCGGGCAGGAAGCGCGGCAGGTCCCGACGAGATCAGGCGGGCGCTTTACAAATTGACTCCGACCAAGTCATCGGCGGTTTCGGATGCCGAGCTCAGGATATTCGACGCGGGCAACATCAAGCGCGAAATGAAGCTCGAAGATGCTCTCGCGCATCTCGAGGAAGTCGACAGCTACGCTCTCCGGAACGGAATGATCCCGATTGCAATCGGCGGGAGCAACGACATGAGTTTTCCAAATGGTCGCGCTTGCAAGAATGTGCTCGGGAGGTGCGGTGTGATAAACATCGATTCACACCTCGACGTCCGCGATTATTCAAAAGGGATCAACAGCGGTACACCATACAGAATGCTCATCGAAGAAAAAGACATACTCGCGTCGGATTTCGTGGAATACGGCATCCAGGAATTCGTGAATTCGCGCGAGCATATTTTATATGTTGAAGGAGTCGGGGGGCAGATATACTCGTTAGGTCACATCAGGTCTCAGAAGAATTGTAATGCATTCATGGAAGCTTACAGGCATGTCAGCGAGTCGACAGACCATGTTTACGTCAGTTTCGATATTGACAGCGTGAGAAGTTCCGACGCACCCGGGGCGAGCGCGCCGACACCAACCGGACTCACTGCAGAAGAGATTTTGGAATGCGCCTATCTTGCCGGCACAGAAGAGAAGACAGCAATGATAGACATATGCGAGCTGAATCCGAAATACGATCTCGACTCGCGTACCGCGAAACTTGCAGCAATGATAATCGCCAATTTTCTTACGGGGATCAGCAACAGGCGTTAA